One window of the Saccopteryx bilineata isolate mSacBil1 chromosome 2, mSacBil1_pri_phased_curated, whole genome shotgun sequence genome contains the following:
- the LOC136323181 gene encoding olfactory receptor 8D1-like, with protein sequence MAPGNHSTAILFVLVGLTQQPELQSPLLFLFLGIYTVTVMGNLGLILLIAASPLLHTPMYYFLSSLSFIDLCYSSVITPKMLVNFLGKKNVVPYSECMAQLFFFNVFAVAECYLLTAMAYDRYAAICSPLRYNVIMSSQVCSLLVLAALTLGFLTAVAHTSAMTQLSFCKSHIINHYFCDFLPLLHLSCSNTHLNELLLFIIGGVNVLLPILTLFVSYAFIFRSILRIQSSEGRSKAFRTCSSHLLAVGIFFGSITFMYFKPPSNSLEQEKVSSVFYTTVIPMLNPLIYSLRNKDVRKAVRRILVRK encoded by the coding sequence ATGGCCCCAGGGAATCATTCCACAGCAATCCTATTCGTCTTAGTGGGTCTGACCCAGCAGCCAGAACTCCAGTCGCCTCTCCTCTTCCTGTTCCTGGGAATCTACACGGTGACAGTCATGGGCAACCTGGGCTTGATCCTTCTCATCGCAGCCAGCCCCCTGCTTCACACTCCCATGTACTACTTCCTCAGCAGCTTGTCCTTCATCGATCTCTGCTACTCCTCCGTCATTACCCCCAAAATGCTGGTCAACTTTCTGGGGAAGAAGAATGTGGTCCCCTATTCTGAGTGTATGGCGCAGCTCTTTTTCTTCAACGTCTTTGCGGTGGCTGAGTGTTACCTCCTGACTGCCATGGCCTACGACCGCTACGCCGCTATCTGCAGCCCGCTGCGTTACAATGTGATCATGTCCTCTCAGGTCTGTTCATTGCTGGTGCTGGctgccttgaccctgggcttTCTCACTGCTGTGGCTCATACCAGTGCCATGACGCAGCTGTCCTTCTGCAAATCCCACATCATCAACCATTACTTCTGTGATTTCCTTCCGCTCCTCCACCTTTCCTGCTCCAACACACACCTCAATGAGCTTCTGCTTTTTATCATTGGAGGGGTTAACGTCTTGCTGCCGATCCTCACTCTCTTCGTGTCCTATGCCTTCATCTTCCGCAGCATCCTTCGCATCCAGTCCTCAGAGGGTCGGTCCAAAGCTTTTAGGACTTGCAGCTCTCACCTCCTGGCTGTGGGCATCTTCTTTGGGTCCATCACGTTCATGTATTTCAAGCCCCCTTCCAACTCCCTAGAACAGGAGAAGGTTTCCTCAGTGTTTTACACCACGGTGATCCCCATGCTGAACCCTTTAATATACAGTTTGAGGAACAAGGACGTGAGGAAAGCAGTGAGGAGGATTTTGGTGAGAAAATGA